A single region of the Amphiura filiformis chromosome 7, Afil_fr2py, whole genome shotgun sequence genome encodes:
- the LOC140156428 gene encoding uncharacterized protein produces MSQLRYAFATFLVMVLFPIVQAQDIDSDAIDDNIDNCPSIPNYDQADDDGDGIGNVCDNCIMTANNDQLDDDMDGIGNACEDDESYPSELRLVGGSSIYSGRVEINITGSWGTICGSGNSFDYNDTKVICRQLGLPHRHARVL; encoded by the exons ATGTCGCAATTACGATACGCCTTTGCCACATTCCTGGTGATGGTGTTATTCCCAATCGTACAGGCGCAGGACATTGATAGCGATGCTATCGATGACAACATTGATAATTGTCCAAGTATCCCTAACTATGACCAAGCTGATGACGACGGGGATGGCATCGGGAATGTGTGTGATAATTGTATCATGACGGCCAACAATGACCAACTTGATGATGATATGGATGGTATTGGTAACGCGTGTGAAGATGATG AGAGCTATCCATCAGAATTACGGCTAGTCGGTGGTAGCAGTATCTATTCTGGACGTGTTGAAATTAATATAACTGGTTCTTGGGGAACCATATGTGGCAGTGGCAACAGCTTCGATTATAATGATACCAAGGTAATCTGCCGCCAATTAGGATTGCCACATAGACACGCACGTGTGTTGTAA